TGCAAGCCTCACCGGATTCGAGCGAAGAACCCATGGAAATCAAGAAAGCCATTATCACGGCAGCAGGCAAAACACAGCGGACGTTGCCGTTGCAGACGTTGGTTGATCGCGACGGGGTGACTAAAACGGCCTTGCGCATCCTGATTGAGGAAATTGGGGCCGCGGGCATCGAGGAAATCTGCATCGTGATTTTCCCAGGCGATCAGGCGGCCTATGAGGCAGCAGCCGCCGGGCATGGGAAAAGATTACGATTTGTCGAGCAGGACCAGGCGCTGGGTTATGGCCATGCGGTTTTCTGCGCCAAGGATTTTGCGGGGCGCGAGCCCTTTTTGCTTTTGGTGGGAGACCATCTCTACGTCAGTGGCGGGCAGAAACGCTGCGCGCAGCAACTGGTCGAGATTGCAGCCGCCGAGAGTTGCGCCGTATCGGCCGCGCAGGCAACCCATGAAAGCAAGCTCCCCTATTACGGAGCGGTGGGGGGACACCTGGCTGCCGGGCGAAAGGGTTTGTATGAAATCGCGGATGTATTGGAAAAGCCGACGCCGACCGAAGCCGAGCAACGGCTCATTGTCCCCGGACTGCGCGCCGGGCATTACCTTTGTTTTTTCGGCATGCACGTGCTGACGGCGGCGCTGATGGAACTGCTGGCCGAAGAGATGACATGCTCCGCCGGCAAAGGTGTCCATCTGACGCGCGCGTTATCGCGTCTGGCCAAGCGTGAACGGTACCTGGCTTGCGAGCTTTCCGGGCGGCGCTATGACATCGGGGTGAAATATGGGCTGTTAACTGCGCAATTGGCGCTCGCGCTGGATGGGCAGGACAGGGATGAGGTCCTGAGCGGGGTGGTGGAATTGCTGGCGCGCCGCGTGATGGGCTGAGTTGGCTGTCGCAAGGGGCTTGGCATGTCTAAATTAACTCGCATCATCACGGCAACGGACCCGTTCGAGCGGAACCAATCCGTCGAAGGGGCCTGTGCCGGGGTTTCGGTTGAGGGCCTGCTCGAGGAATGCGCTGAGTTGGACCGGTTCCGCCGGCACTGCGATAACCTGTATGAGCGAGTGCGCGCCCTTTTTTTCCTGTACGCCCTGCACCGATTTCATCTGCCCCAGGCATTGGCAGCGCAATCTTCGGAGGCCCGTCCGGGGCCTCGTTCGTTCATCCCGTTCAAAGGTTACGAGCACCTGCTGCAGCGGCGTTTCGAAGAGGCTATCGAGCAATTTCTCGAGGCCCAACTGGCCGCCGGGCCCAGCGACACCATTTCGAGCGCGTTGGCTGCAGCGTATCACCGGCTAGCCTTTCAAACGCTGGCCGACCAGGTCCGCCGCAGCGTGCGCTCGGTGCGCGGCAACCAATGGATGTTCCGCATGGGCCACCCGTCCGACCAGCCCCTGCGGCTGCGCCCTGAACTGCTCCGGCGCGACCCTGCCGATGGGACCTACCCGATTCTGCGCGAATGCACTCCCGTGCGCATGGACCTGACCCATTGCGGCTGGAGCGACATCTTCTTTCTAGGGATGGACTATCCCGAGGGGGCGAAGGTTCTCAATATCTCGATTGATCTTGGCGTGCATGGCCGTGATGATTTGCCGCGCCCGCCCGTCGAGGCCTACCTGCGCGTCATCGAGGAGCCTATCTTGCGCCTGGTGAGTGTCGATCTGGGGGCGGCGGCGGACATCTCGACCCTGGCGGAGGTATTCGATTTTGCGAAGGATTACCTGGGATTGCTCAAAGCGGCGGTGATCGCTGCCGGCATCGTTCCTCCAGGCATCGAAGGGTCCGGCCATAGCCTGGCCGACCTCCTGGGCCGCATTGTCCGGCCCGGAGCGGGCCTGGAGATTGTCAGCAGCGTCAACCATATCCCCAAAGGCTCGCGCCTTGCGGTCTCAACGACTTTGCTGGCGGCCCTTGTGAGCGTTTGCATGAGGGCCACCCGCCAGGCGGCATCGCTTGCCGGCCCGTTGGAAGAACATGAGCGGCGACTGGTTTTGGCGCGCGCGCTTCTGGGCGAATGGCTGGGGGGTTCCGGCGGCGGCTGGCAGGATTCGGGCGGTGTTTGGCCGGGAATGAAATTAATTGAGGGCGTGCTGGCCGGGGAAGGGGACCCTGAATTTGGGATCAGCCGTGGCCGGTTGATGCCGCAGCACCGCATCTTGCAAGCCGAGGATGCCTCTGCGCAAATCCGCAAGAAACTCCAGGACAGCCTGGTCCTGGTCCATGGCGGCATGGCGCAGAACGTCGGGCCGATTCTTGAAATGGTGACCGAGAAGTACTTGCTTCGTTCGGAAGCCGAATGGGCGGCGCGCCAGAGCATGCTGGGCATTCTGGACGAAATCCTGGCGGCGTTGCGGGAGGGCAACGTGCAACGGATTGGCGCGGCAACGACTCGCAATTTCCAGCAGCCAATCCAAACCATTATTCCCTGGGCCACAAATTATTTCACCGAAAGCGTTATCAGCCGAGTCCGGGCGGAATTGGGGGCTGACTTTTGGGGGTTTTGGATGCTGGGCGGCATGTCGGGTGGGGGCATGGGTTTCATTGTTGCGCCGGAAAAGAAGGCCATGGCCCAGGAGCGACTGCAGGAAATCATGCGCGGGGCTAAACGGGAGCTCGAACAGGCACTGCCTTTTGCCATGGACCCTGTGGTCTATGATTTTGCCATCAACGAACGCGGTTCAGTGGCAGAATTGTTTGAGGGCAGCGCGGCATTGATGCCTTCCGGCTATTATACCCTCATCGCGCCGGGGCTGCTGCGCCTGGACCGCCACTCCCTTTCCACCCTGCGCCGGGCGGAATTAGACAAGTTCGGCGCTGCGTGCCGCACCCGGCCTGAATTGGGGGGCGTGGTGCAGACTCTCTTTGATGTGATGCTGCCCCGAGGCAGAGCAGAGATGACCGGCGGACAATCTCTGGCCGCGCTTCTTGAACAACACGGCTTCGACCGCTTGCAACACGAGCAAATCCGCGCCGACCTCAAACAAGGGCATATTGGTCTCGCGCAGAACCGGCTGCCGGCGAGCGTGGTTTTGGAGGATGCCGGCGTGGAGGAAGTAGCGGACCTCAGCAGGCCCGAGGCATCGGCTGCCCCGTCGAGCGCGGAGGCGGAGCTTCAGGAAATAGGTTTGGCCTCTCTTAAGAGGGGGGAAGTTGCGGTGGTTTCGCTTGCGGCGGGGGCGGGGAGCCGGTGGACCCAGGGGGCCGGGGTGGTTAAGGCACTGCACCCATTCTGCAAACTTGCCGGGCGCCATCGCTCATTCATTGAAACCCATTTGGCCAAGAGCCGGCGGATTTCACAAATCGCGGGCGTTCCTCTTGCGCACCTCTTTACCACCAGTTACCTCACTCATGCGCCCATCGAGGAGTTCCTCAACCAACAGCGGCATTACAATTACCAGGGGCCTCTATTCCTTTCGCCCGGCAAATCGGTCGGCTTGCGCCTCATTCCCACTGTGCGCGACCTGAGGTTCATGTGGGAAGAAATGCCCCAGCAAATCCTCGATGAACAGCAACAAAAGGTCCGCGACAGTCTCCGGCACGCCTTGATTAATTGGGCCCGCACGGCTGGTGAGGCCAGCGATTACACGGACAATCTTCCGCTCCAATGTCTGCATCCGGTCGGTCATTGGTATGAAGTGCCAAACCTCCTTCGCAACGGGGCTCTAGGGCGCCTCCTGGCGGAGCGTCCGCAACTCAAATACCTGCTGCTTCACAATATTGACACGGTGGGCGCGGACGCCGACCCGGGATTGCTGGGGCTGCACATTCGCAGCGGGGCCTGCCTGACATTCGAAGTTATCCGGCGGCGCCTGGAAGATCGCGGGGGCGGTTTGGCCCGAGTCAATGGCCGCGCGCGGCTGGTGGAGGGGCTGGCTGTGCCGCGGGAAGAGATGGAGTTTGCGCTGAGCTATTACAACTCGAACACCTGCTGGATCGATCTCGATAAACTTTTGACAGCCTTTGGGCTCACGCCCTCGGACCTCAATGAGGAGTCCAAGGTCGCTGCGGCCATACGCGCCCTGGCCGCCCGGATGCCGACCTATATCACACTCAAAGAGGTGAAGAAACGCTGGGGCCATGGACAGGAGGACATCTTCCCCGTTTCCCAATTCGAAAAGCTCTGGGTGGATATGACCGGGCTGCCGGAGATCGATTCGAGATTTGTGGTGGTGCCCCGCTTGCGCGGCCAGCAACTCAAAGACCAGGCCCAACTCGACGGCTGGTTGCGCGACGGCTCAGCCAATTATGTCGAGACTTTGTGCGACTGGGGGCGCTAATTCGCGGATACCAGCCCGAAACTCCAATGACACGAATTGCCGCGAAGGGGATTTGAGAGAAAAACTTCTAACCCAAATTCGTGTCTCCCAAAAGGAACTCAGGCAGGCTGGGATTCCCACCTCCGAGCGCGCTTGGCCAAAGCCTGTGGACCATTAGAGATCTGCACCGCCCTTGTCTTTGACCAACAGGCGCAGTTCCTCGCCATTGCAGCGGATTTCAGGGACATACATGGCGCTTCCGATTACGGGCAGGGCATGAAATCTGCCGGGGACTTCCGCGCGCAGTTCATAGCGGATTTCCCAAAGGCCTTGCGGCAATTTGTCGATGAACAAGGCGATCTTGCGATCGCGCAGCTCCTGATGCACCCAGCGCGTCTGACCTGTGTAATCG
The Verrucomicrobiia bacterium DNA segment above includes these coding regions:
- a CDS encoding sugar phosphate nucleotidyltransferase, yielding MEIKKAIITAAGKTQRTLPLQTLVDRDGVTKTALRILIEEIGAAGIEEICIVIFPGDQAAYEAAAAGHGKRLRFVEQDQALGYGHAVFCAKDFAGREPFLLLVGDHLYVSGGQKRCAQQLVEIAAAESCAVSAAQATHESKLPYYGAVGGHLAAGRKGLYEIADVLEKPTPTEAEQRLIVPGLRAGHYLCFFGMHVLTAALMELLAEEMTCSAGKGVHLTRALSRLAKRERYLACELSGRRYDIGVKYGLLTAQLALALDGQDRDEVLSGVVELLARRVMG
- a CDS encoding UTP--glucose-1-phosphate uridylyltransferase, which encodes MSKLTRIITATDPFERNQSVEGACAGVSVEGLLEECAELDRFRRHCDNLYERVRALFFLYALHRFHLPQALAAQSSEARPGPRSFIPFKGYEHLLQRRFEEAIEQFLEAQLAAGPSDTISSALAAAYHRLAFQTLADQVRRSVRSVRGNQWMFRMGHPSDQPLRLRPELLRRDPADGTYPILRECTPVRMDLTHCGWSDIFFLGMDYPEGAKVLNISIDLGVHGRDDLPRPPVEAYLRVIEEPILRLVSVDLGAAADISTLAEVFDFAKDYLGLLKAAVIAAGIVPPGIEGSGHSLADLLGRIVRPGAGLEIVSSVNHIPKGSRLAVSTTLLAALVSVCMRATRQAASLAGPLEEHERRLVLARALLGEWLGGSGGGWQDSGGVWPGMKLIEGVLAGEGDPEFGISRGRLMPQHRILQAEDASAQIRKKLQDSLVLVHGGMAQNVGPILEMVTEKYLLRSEAEWAARQSMLGILDEILAALREGNVQRIGAATTRNFQQPIQTIIPWATNYFTESVISRVRAELGADFWGFWMLGGMSGGGMGFIVAPEKKAMAQERLQEIMRGAKRELEQALPFAMDPVVYDFAINERGSVAELFEGSAALMPSGYYTLIAPGLLRLDRHSLSTLRRAELDKFGAACRTRPELGGVVQTLFDVMLPRGRAEMTGGQSLAALLEQHGFDRLQHEQIRADLKQGHIGLAQNRLPASVVLEDAGVEEVADLSRPEASAAPSSAEAELQEIGLASLKRGEVAVVSLAAGAGSRWTQGAGVVKALHPFCKLAGRHRSFIETHLAKSRRISQIAGVPLAHLFTTSYLTHAPIEEFLNQQRHYNYQGPLFLSPGKSVGLRLIPTVRDLRFMWEEMPQQILDEQQQKVRDSLRHALINWARTAGEASDYTDNLPLQCLHPVGHWYEVPNLLRNGALGRLLAERPQLKYLLLHNIDTVGADADPGLLGLHIRSGACLTFEVIRRRLEDRGGGLARVNGRARLVEGLAVPREEMEFALSYYNSNTCWIDLDKLLTAFGLTPSDLNEESKVAAAIRALAARMPTYITLKEVKKRWGHGQEDIFPVSQFEKLWVDMTGLPEIDSRFVVVPRLRGQQLKDQAQLDGWLRDGSANYVETLCDWGR